One Polynucleobacter sp. SHI8 genomic window, ATTAACGGAATGATTTATATGCGTGGGCAATCCCACGACTATGATGATTGGGCATCAAAAACTGGAGAGGCTGACTGGTCATGGGAAGCCTCCTTAGAAAGATATAAAAAATTCGAGAACTACTATGGTGGTAATAATGAGTGGCATGGCACGGGAGGTGAGTGGCAAGTCAGCCAACAGCGCTTAAATTGGCAAATACTAGAGCAGTTTAAAAATGCGGCCATTCAGGCTGGTGTTCCTGAGGTCAGCGATTTTAATCAAGGTAACAACCTTGGGGTAGGGTATTTTGACGTGAACCAAAAAGATGGTTTTCGTTTAAATACATCCAAGGCGTTTTTAAAAAAGGCAGCGAAGAGACCAAATTTAACAATGATTACTGGCGCATATGTTGATCGCGTAGAAATTGATCCCATCACTATGCGTTGCAAGGGTATTCATTTTGTAGGTGGTGGTCATACACATTCTGCAACTTGCGCAAAAGAAATTTTACTATCTGCAGGTTCAATCGGATCTGTTCAAATTTTGGAAAGATCAGGTGTGGGTCAGGGCCCACGTTTGCAAGATTTAGGAATTCCAGTTATTCATGATTTACCTGGAGTGGGAGAAAATTTACAAGATCATTTACAGTTAAGAATGATTTTTAAGGTATCGGGTATAAAAACTTTGAATACGATGGCCAATCATTTGTTAGGTAAAGCCAAAATCGGGTTAGAGTATTTACTAAAAAGATCTGGGCCAATGTCGATGGCTCCTTCACAGCTTGGTTTATTTACTTCGAGCTCTCCAGAGCATAGTCGCCCTAATCTGCAATACCATGTTCAGCCACTCTCCCTAGATCGTTTTGGCGAGGATTTACATTCCTTTAACGCATTCACAGCAAGTGTTTGTAACTTACGTCCAACCTCTAGAGGTAGTGTTCACATTACTAGTCGAGATGTTATGGGTAAACCGTCTATTAACCCTAATTACTTATCAACCAAAGAAGATCAACAAGTGGCTGCGCAGGCAATTCGTATAACAAGAAATATTGTTTCACAACCTGCATTGCAGCCATACAAGCCTTCTGAAATTAATCCTGGGGGTTCATTTCAAACGGACGATGAATTAATTCATTCTGCAGGTGACATTGGAACTACTATTTTTCATCCAGTCGGAACATGTAAGATGGGTTCTGAAAAAGATCCAATGGCGGTTTTAGATGGGGATTTGAGAGTCAGGGGAATTGTGGGATTACGTGTTGTTGATGCTTCAGTAATGCCAAATATCACTTCAGGTAATACGGCGGCTCCGACCATGATGATTGCTGAGAGAATTGCGACCTTATTAAAGT contains:
- a CDS encoding GMC family oxidoreductase N-terminal domain-containing protein, translated to MDHGEFDYIIVGAGSAGSLLANRLTQNPNVNVLLLEAGAKDDYIWVHIPVGYLYCIDNPRTDWQFKTDPIKGLHDRSLLYPRGKILGGSSSINGMIYMRGQSHDYDDWASKTGEADWSWEASLERYKKFENYYGGNNEWHGTGGEWQVSQQRLNWQILEQFKNAAIQAGVPEVSDFNQGNNLGVGYFDVNQKDGFRLNTSKAFLKKAAKRPNLTMITGAYVDRVEIDPITMRCKGIHFVGGGHTHSATCAKEILLSAGSIGSVQILERSGVGQGPRLQDLGIPVIHDLPGVGENLQDHLQLRMIFKVSGIKTLNTMANHLLGKAKIGLEYLLKRSGPMSMAPSQLGLFTSSSPEHSRPNLQYHVQPLSLDRFGEDLHSFNAFTASVCNLRPTSRGSVHITSRDVMGKPSINPNYLSTKEDQQVAAQAIRITRNIVSQPALQPYKPSEINPGGSFQTDDELIHSAGDIGTTIFHPVGTCKMGSEKDPMAVLDGDLRVRGIVGLRVVDASVMPNITSGNTAAPTMMIAERIATLLK